A part of Microbacterium atlanticum genomic DNA contains:
- a CDS encoding alternate-type signal peptide domain-containing protein, protein MNKIVKASIATTAGVVLLLGGAGTFATWNSSTQTQGASIVSGNLVVEPSSAGGSWTANGAPISIADYAIVPGDVLIYTETMKVGAEGDSLSATLALTDSSIAPADSGNDADRALAGYLDDSAELTASGPGISGTGPTFTVTPGAGVISQDVTVTVRIEFPAGDVAGGNNDAMNGAVTLDALTVSLTQNID, encoded by the coding sequence ATGAACAAGATCGTCAAGGCCTCCATCGCCACCACCGCCGGTGTCGTCCTGCTCCTCGGCGGCGCGGGCACGTTCGCCACCTGGAACTCGTCGACCCAGACCCAGGGCGCGTCGATCGTCTCGGGCAACCTCGTGGTCGAGCCGTCGTCGGCCGGCGGCTCGTGGACGGCGAACGGTGCGCCGATCTCCATCGCCGACTACGCGATCGTGCCCGGCGATGTGCTCATCTACACCGAGACGATGAAGGTGGGCGCCGAGGGTGACAGCCTCAGCGCGACGCTCGCCCTGACCGATTCGTCGATCGCTCCCGCCGACTCCGGCAACGACGCCGACCGGGCGCTCGCCGGCTACCTCGACGACTCGGCGGAGCTCACCGCCTCGGGACCCGGCATCAGCGGCACCGGGCCGACATTCACCGTCACGCCGGGCGCCGGCGTGATCAGCCAGGACGTCACGGTCACGGTGCGCATCGAGTTCCCCGCCGGCGACGTCGCCGGCGGCAACAACGACGCGATGAACGGCGCCGTCACGCTCGACGCGCTGACCGTCAGCCTCACGCAGAACATCGACTGA
- a CDS encoding signal peptidase I — MTTTTDFPTIAAASEPSGASAPVPAAPARARRARAARRRDEGQSLLHYLAVSLSASVLVLLLGLAVAVVGLPFVVGGSAMTVLTQSMEPGLPPGTLVVIRPTPVDDIRVGDVITYQIRSGESAVVSHRVVSKTYADGELTFLTKGDNNDTLDPEPVKPVQIRGTLWYSLPLLGWVNNVLNGANRPVVLAVVAGGLFLYAVFSVVGAVRDRRKRSTDASPHSAGPAAAHRGDV, encoded by the coding sequence ATGACGACGACCACCGACTTCCCGACGATCGCCGCTGCTTCGGAGCCCTCCGGTGCTTCTGCGCCGGTGCCGGCCGCGCCCGCCCGTGCGCGCCGGGCGCGCGCTGCCCGTCGGCGCGATGAGGGTCAGAGCCTGCTGCACTACCTCGCCGTATCGCTGAGCGCGTCGGTCCTGGTGCTGCTGCTGGGGTTGGCCGTCGCGGTGGTCGGTCTGCCGTTCGTCGTCGGGGGGTCGGCGATGACGGTGCTGACGCAGTCGATGGAGCCGGGGCTGCCGCCGGGGACGCTCGTGGTCATCCGTCCGACGCCGGTCGACGACATCCGCGTGGGTGATGTCATCACGTACCAGATCCGCTCGGGGGAGTCGGCTGTCGTGAGTCACCGGGTGGTCTCGAAGACGTATGCCGACGGCGAGCTGACGTTCCTCACGAAGGGCGACAACAACGACACGCTCGATCCGGAGCCGGTGAAGCCGGTGCAGATCCGCGGGACGCTCTGGTACAGCCTTCCGTTGCTGGGCTGGGTGAACAACGTGCTGAACGGGGCGAACCGTCCGGTCGTGCTGGCCGTCGTCGCCGGTGGGCTGTTCCTGTATGCCGTGTTCTCGGTCGTCGGTGCGGTGCGCGACCGTCGGAAGAGGTCGACGGATGCCTCGCCTCACAGTGCCGGACCCGCTGCCGCCCATCGTGGCGACGTGTGA